Proteins from a genomic interval of Candidatus Binataceae bacterium:
- a CDS encoding LLM class flavin-dependent oxidoreductase produces MGEILTCTWAPTVLSGPQLLGQGRRGAMRLIPEANGDGLRASMVEPVLRAEELGIDYLLVAQRWWGTGAEIEGSSYDCLAMTAYYAALTKRIRLITAVHPGFFLPAPIAKWGASLDRLSGGRWAINVTTGWHEAEFGMYGADLLEHDERYARSREFIEVLRGAWSQEALDYAGRFYRISNLRLEPRPISPALEVWQGGQSPVACEMASSHSDWMFLNGGPPQKIRAIIGEVRDRAAQAGRRVRFALYCIPLCRETDAEAERDLAAMLDKVDKEMIARRNARTGGARGMWTSPDDRLTQLDTNEGFASRLIGSPKTILSRMLEFHELGVDCFHLTLHDQLFNREVLPRLRNAAA; encoded by the coding sequence ATGGGTGAAATACTGACCTGCACTTGGGCCCCGACTGTGCTCAGCGGGCCTCAGCTTCTGGGGCAGGGCCGGCGCGGGGCGATGCGGCTCATTCCCGAAGCAAATGGGGACGGACTGCGGGCGTCGATGGTTGAGCCCGTGTTGCGGGCCGAGGAGCTTGGAATCGACTACCTTTTGGTCGCGCAGCGCTGGTGGGGAACCGGTGCGGAAATCGAAGGCTCTTCCTACGATTGCCTGGCGATGACCGCATACTATGCGGCGCTCACCAAACGCATTCGCCTGATCACCGCGGTTCATCCGGGGTTTTTTCTGCCCGCGCCCATCGCTAAATGGGGAGCGTCGCTCGACCGGTTGTCGGGAGGGCGCTGGGCCATCAACGTCACGACCGGATGGCATGAAGCCGAATTCGGCATGTACGGCGCCGACTTGCTTGAGCATGACGAACGCTACGCGCGGTCACGTGAATTTATCGAGGTGCTCCGCGGGGCCTGGTCGCAGGAGGCGCTGGACTATGCGGGCCGCTTCTACCGCATATCGAATCTGCGCCTGGAGCCGCGTCCCATAAGCCCGGCACTCGAAGTGTGGCAAGGCGGCCAGTCTCCGGTGGCATGCGAGATGGCGTCCTCGCATTCCGATTGGATGTTCCTCAATGGCGGACCACCGCAAAAGATTCGTGCGATCATCGGCGAGGTACGGGACCGCGCGGCGCAGGCGGGACGCCGGGTGAGATTCGCGCTCTACTGTATTCCGTTATGCCGCGAAACCGATGCCGAGGCCGAGCGGGATCTGGCCGCCATGCTCGACAAGGTGGATAAGGAGATGATCGCGCGCAGGAATGCCAGGACGGGAGGCGCTCGTGGAATGTGGACTTCGCCGGACGATCGGCTAACCCAGCTCGACACCAACGAAGGGTTCGCCAGCCGCCTCATCGGCAGTCCCAAGACTATCCTGAGCAGGATGCTGGAATTCCACGAACTCGGGGTAGATTGTTTCCATCTGACGCTGCATGATCAACTTTTCAACCGGGAGGTCCTTCCACGGTTGCGGAATGCCGCAGCATAG
- a CDS encoding amidohydrolase translates to MDALTQMVAGLDGLRSELTALYQDLHRNPELSLQETRTASKAAAHLRGEGYLVTTGIGKTGVVGVLENGIGPTVMLRADMDALPVREQTGLAYASAASGVDGDGEPVPIMHACGHDLHVTCLCGAAILFARNRDRWAGRLMMVFQPAEEIGCGAKGMIEDGLFTRFGKPDVVLGQHVTPTAAGSVAWRSGVTMSAADSFEIKLFGRGSHGSRPQSSIDPIVMAASLVMRLQTIVAREVAPNDQVVVTVGSLHAGTKENIIPDQASIKLNIRSFSPSVRQRVLDAVRRMAAAEAAASGAPREPEFRPLNSFPILANDPEATGKTVGALTRHFGEERVSEIGLVNASEDFGEFAAAAGAPSVFWYFGGLDPEYLRKAAEEDRLGEVPSNHSPLFAPVIEPTLSTGVHALVAGALSWLRTK, encoded by the coding sequence ATGGATGCGCTGACCCAAATGGTGGCCGGACTTGATGGACTGCGGTCCGAGTTGACCGCCCTCTACCAGGACCTGCACCGCAACCCCGAGCTTTCGCTGCAGGAAACCCGGACGGCGTCGAAGGCGGCGGCGCACCTGCGCGGCGAAGGATATTTGGTCACCACCGGAATCGGCAAGACCGGAGTGGTCGGGGTGCTTGAAAATGGTATCGGTCCCACCGTGATGTTGCGCGCCGATATGGACGCGCTGCCGGTGCGCGAGCAGACCGGTCTCGCCTATGCGAGCGCCGCGTCGGGCGTCGATGGCGATGGGGAGCCCGTGCCGATCATGCACGCGTGCGGACATGACCTGCACGTCACCTGCTTGTGCGGCGCCGCGATATTGTTCGCGCGCAATCGCGATCGGTGGGCGGGGCGCCTGATGATGGTTTTTCAACCGGCCGAGGAAATCGGTTGCGGTGCAAAGGGAATGATCGAAGATGGGCTCTTTACTCGCTTCGGCAAGCCCGACGTGGTGCTGGGTCAACATGTCACGCCGACCGCCGCAGGGTCAGTAGCCTGGCGCTCGGGCGTAACCATGTCGGCGGCTGACAGTTTCGAGATCAAGCTCTTCGGCCGCGGCTCCCACGGATCGCGTCCCCAGTCGAGCATCGATCCGATTGTCATGGCGGCGTCGCTGGTCATGCGCTTGCAAACCATCGTGGCTCGCGAGGTTGCGCCCAACGACCAGGTGGTGGTGACGGTCGGCAGCCTGCACGCCGGTACCAAGGAGAACATCATTCCCGATCAGGCATCGATCAAGTTGAACATCCGATCGTTCTCGCCGTCGGTTCGCCAACGGGTTTTGGACGCGGTGCGGCGTATGGCCGCGGCGGAAGCAGCGGCGTCCGGCGCGCCTCGCGAACCCGAGTTTCGTCCGCTCAACAGTTTTCCAATTCTCGCCAACGATCCCGAGGCGACCGGCAAAACCGTTGGTGCACTAACCCGGCATTTTGGCGAGGAGCGCGTGAGCGAGATTGGATTGGTAAACGCCAGCGAGGATTTCGGCGAATTCGCCGCTGCGGCCGGCGCACCTTCGGTGTTCTGGTATTTCGGCGGGCTCGATCCGGAATATCTACGAAAAGCTGCCGAGGAAGACCGACTTGGGGAAGTTCCGAGCAATCATTCGCCCCTCTTCGCCCCAGTCATTGAGCCAACCCTCTCAACCGGGGTGCATGCTCTCGTTGCGGGCGCCCTGAGCTGGCTGCGCACCAAGTGA
- the xth gene encoding exodeoxyribonuclease III translates to MKIATFNVNGIGARLPALLRWLGESKPDVVCLQELKAPQDKFPEAPVRDAGYGVVWHGQKSFNGVAILARGADPIEHRRALPGDPDDLHSRYIEALVDDVLIGCLYLPNGNPAPGNKFDYKLRWLERLTTHAQALLATNRPVVLAGDYNVIPSEIDVYKPESWVDDALFRPETRAAFARLLAQGWTDALRKLHPDQRVYTFWDYFRNHFGRDAGLRIDHLLLSPAAAQRLVSAGVDREIRGWEKASDHAPTWVVISDS, encoded by the coding sequence ATGAAGATCGCAACCTTCAATGTCAACGGTATCGGTGCTCGACTTCCGGCCCTGCTGCGCTGGCTGGGCGAATCCAAGCCGGACGTGGTGTGCCTTCAGGAACTGAAAGCGCCGCAGGACAAGTTTCCTGAAGCGCCGGTGCGCGACGCGGGTTATGGCGTAGTCTGGCATGGTCAAAAAAGTTTTAACGGGGTCGCGATTCTCGCGCGCGGCGCCGATCCGATCGAGCATCGGCGGGCGCTGCCCGGCGATCCCGACGACCTCCACAGCCGCTATATCGAAGCGTTGGTCGATGACGTGCTGATCGGCTGCCTCTATCTCCCTAACGGGAATCCCGCGCCAGGCAACAAGTTCGACTACAAACTTCGCTGGCTCGAGCGCCTGACCACGCACGCGCAAGCGCTGCTCGCCACCAACCGGCCCGTGGTCCTGGCGGGCGACTACAACGTCATTCCCAGTGAGATTGATGTCTACAAACCGGAAAGCTGGGTCGATGATGCGCTGTTCCGCCCGGAAACGCGCGCGGCTTTTGCGCGGCTCCTCGCACAGGGTTGGACCGATGCGTTGCGCAAGTTACACCCCGACCAGCGGGTCTATACGTTCTGGGATTACTTCCGCAATCACTTTGGGCGCGATGCGGGACTGCGGATCGATCACCTGCTGCTCAGCCCGGCGGCCGCCCAGCGCCTGGTCAGTGCGGGCGTCGACCGCGAAATCCGCGGTTGGGAGAAGGCGAGTGACCATGCTCCGACCTGGGTGGTTATCTCAGACAGTTGA
- a CDS encoding EthD family reductase: MIHLHYFITRKPALGEEEFHRYWRETHAPIVKRIAQLKGYLQTHRIPFASDNSTYDGEAEVWLDDLEALASLREAPEFLNGAARDEPNFIDHKRSDFLVARDHVIIDGPRKPGLVKAVWRMRRKPGVSLGEFRRHWIEIHGVIAAKIPGVRRYVQSHVIDQAYSYAEPRWDGVAQLWWDSPAALSDALKTPQFKEDMRDGEEFIDGGSISFFLAQEYVVITPV, translated from the coding sequence ATGATTCACTTACACTATTTCATTACGCGAAAGCCCGCTCTCGGTGAGGAGGAGTTTCATCGCTACTGGCGCGAGACGCACGCGCCGATAGTGAAGCGGATTGCGCAGCTCAAAGGTTATCTGCAGACCCATCGCATCCCCTTCGCGAGCGACAACTCGACCTACGATGGCGAGGCCGAGGTGTGGCTGGACGACCTCGAGGCGCTCGCCAGTCTGCGCGAAGCCCCTGAATTCTTAAACGGCGCGGCGCGGGACGAGCCCAACTTCATCGACCACAAGCGGTCAGATTTCCTGGTCGCGCGCGATCACGTGATCATCGACGGACCGCGCAAACCCGGCCTGGTCAAGGCCGTGTGGCGGATGAGGCGCAAGCCCGGCGTGTCGCTCGGCGAGTTTCGGCGCCATTGGATCGAGATCCACGGCGTCATCGCGGCGAAGATTCCCGGCGTCCGCCGGTACGTGCAATCTCATGTTATCGACCAAGCCTACTCATACGCGGAGCCGCGCTGGGACGGTGTTGCTCAGCTGTGGTGGGACAGTCCGGCTGCTTTGAGCGACGCACTGAAGACCCCGCAATTCAAGGAAGACATGCGGGATGGCGAGGAGTTCATCGACGGCGGCTCAATCTCGTTCTTTCTCGCGCAGGAGTACGTGGTGATTACGCCGGTTTAA
- a CDS encoding (2Fe-2S)-binding protein, with the protein MSNQFNLLVNGLQHQIIVDWDATPLLYVLRDDLKLKGARFGCGSGQCGACTVLVDGRAERSCELPVWSVEGKPILTIEGLGTAERMHPLQQAFVDYQAGQCGYCLSGIIMRAAELIEQDHEPSRKKIIDALDGNLCRCGSHTRIVNAIENAWKKISLGAGK; encoded by the coding sequence ATGAGCAACCAATTCAACCTTCTGGTCAATGGACTACAACATCAGATCATCGTCGATTGGGACGCCACTCCCCTGCTCTACGTCCTTCGCGACGACCTGAAACTCAAGGGCGCGCGATTCGGATGCGGCAGCGGCCAGTGCGGAGCCTGCACGGTACTGGTCGATGGCCGCGCAGAACGTTCCTGCGAATTGCCGGTGTGGTCGGTGGAGGGAAAACCCATCCTCACCATCGAAGGCCTCGGCACCGCCGAGCGGATGCATCCGCTGCAGCAGGCGTTTGTCGACTACCAGGCGGGGCAGTGTGGCTATTGCCTGTCCGGAATCATCATGCGGGCGGCAGAGTTGATCGAACAGGACCACGAGCCGTCGCGTAAGAAAATTATTGACGCGCTCGATGGGAATCTTTGCCGTTGCGGGTCGCACACGCGCATCGTCAACGCGATCGAGAACGCCTGGAAGAAGATCTCGCTGGGAGCAGGCAAGTGA